The window AATGAACGTTGCAGGTTTCTTGGGCTGGTATGGCCCATGAGCGCTACGCTGTCCAGGCTTGGCATTTGCTGCCCGAAATAAGGTAAGAGAATGTCGATTAAGTTTGCCAAATCTGGATAGGATTTACGGCAAACTGGCGCATTAAGAGCTTGCATATCAGAGTCGGCGGTACTTTCTTTTGCCGCTTTAGTAACGATTTCACCCTGATCCACAAGCCCAGAGATAGCTGTTGAATTCGATTCTGTTGCCGGTTTAGTCGTTATCATCGAAGGATGGCGCAAACAAGAAAGATAATGGCTGGAAAACTCAATTGCCGTATGCGGATTGTCGAAGGTAATTAAATCTCGGTTTAAGTTGAATCGGCGCATATCGGACAGAGTTTCAGCCGCTTCAAGTAAATCGTCAAATTGTTGCTGCCAGTCTTCGGGCTTTGGACTTCTCAAGCGAATTTGCGTAGGTACAAAATTCGCGGGAACGAAGTGATGAATGATATCTAACAACACCATCACCAGATAACTCTCTACCTGATAATAGCCCGGGTAATATTTTACTACGCCACCGATATGACAAAACTCTACTCGGTGGTTACGTGTTAACATGAAAAAGTCGGCGTGGGAGGCGCCGGTGTAGGTTAACCTGGGAATAAGTTTCAGACATTGTTTCAGGGATTTCTCTTTTACCGCGAGTTCTGCCAGCCCTCGCAAGCCTTTATAGCCGCTCTTCAACCCTGACTTCCAGCCAATATTAGTAATGCCCTCGGCCTGAGCTACCTGCTCTACAAACTGATAAACCAGGTGGGTAGAAATTTTGATGTCGCCTTTATAAAGCAGACTGTCTGGAAGCTCGCACTCATGTAAGTAATGACTTACATCTATGCCAGCTAAGTACATGTATCGTGTGAAGGCCCATAACTGCTCTGCGTTGGTGGTCGCAAATTTAAGCACTTGGCACCTTGTTAAGTGAATGAATTAGATAATAAAATTTTGGCATAAGCTGGTCGCTTTTCAAATTTTATCTAAATATTTTGGCAAATTTTACTAGTCTTATAGCAATCGCATTAAATTATTGCCCTGAGTTGTGCACAAACTTAGTGTGATTAGTATCAAAGTTGACCCGTTCTTTATCGATTTCTAACTCAGTCGCTTTTACGGTGTATTTGACGAATGGCGAGTAAAAAACTTTACAGATTTTTAAGACGATCCGAGTGTTTTTTCCGTAGATGGTGGCGCGCCTCAAGGCTCTGCTTTTGTCTGTTGCTTATGACGTTGGCGCCTACGTTTGCTCAAGATGATACAGAGCAACAAGCGCAAGAGCCTATCGCAGAGCGCGCAATTCTTATCGAAAACGTCAATATCTTTGATGGTAAAAAGGATGCCATTAAAGCCAATCATCATGTCCTGGTTATAAACCAACAAATCAAAAAAATATCCGACAAAAGCATTAACTATCAAGGCCAGCTAATACGAATCAATGGTAAAGGTTATACCTTAATGCCGGGGCTCATTGAATCCCACGGCCATCTAGCCATTGTCGATAATCTGAGTAATCTCAAACATCATTTTGACTGGGTGGAAATTGGCGTCCGTCAGGCGGCAATGGCGAAATCCTGGCTATTGGATGGCTTTACCACGGTAAGAGACGTTGGCGGCCCGACAATGGGATTAAAACGCAGCATTGATGCTGGTGTGGTTCCTGGCCCTAGAATTTATCCGTCTGGTGCGATCATTTCCCAGACATCGGGTCACGGCGATATCCGTGAACGCACCGATCGCCATCCTTATTTGGAAAGTGAATCTGATGAGCATATGCAGCGCCTCGGCTACTACTATATCGCCGACGGTGTGCCTCAGGTATTAGCCGCTACGCGCAATAATCTTAGAAATGGCGCAACACAAATTAAAATCATGGCCGGTGGCGGTAACGGTAGCGAATTTGATCCCATTGATAGCCTGCAGTTTCGCCCTCAGGAAATGAAAGCCATTGTTGATGCGGCAAAAGACTGGGATACCTATGTTGCCGCACATGTTTTTTACCCAAAGCAAATTAATCGCTTTATTGATGCGGGCGGAATGAGCCTTGAGCACGCTCCCGCAATTAACGAAGCAACAATGAAAAAAGTGGTGAATAAAGGTGTATTTATCGCCATGCAGATGAATGGATTGTCCAAGGAATTACGTGATAGCCCATTCAATCCTCCCTATGCCAAAGCCGGCATTATTGAAATTCAGAAAGATTCCAAAGACTTTATAAAACTGGTGAAACAATACAAACCGAAAATGGTTTTTGCTACCGATGCACTGGGCGATGTCGAAACCCAAACCAAACAGCGTCGCTTTGAACTTTATGAACGGGCGCGAATTTTCGGTAACTTTGAAACCCTGAAAAGCGCCACGTCTGTGGCAGGAGAGCTCATGCTGCTCACTAATCGTCGCAATCCATACAAGCTAGGGAAGTTGGGGGTGATAGAGCAGGGCGCTTATGCAGATTTGCTTCTCGTTGCCGGAAACCCGCTAGCCGATATTTCCCTGCTCGGAGCCAATAAACAGTGGATTGACGCCGAATCGCCGCAACCCATCGACACCATTAAAGTCATTATTAAGGACGGTCGAATCATTAAAAATATTTTGAGGTACGAAGATGAAAACAATTAACTTCAGTGCTGCCCTGAAAGCATCTTCATACCTTATGGCTTTGTTATTTATGAGCAATGCCCAAGTAGCTAATGCCAAAAACCAAGTAGGGTTTGGTAGCCCTGAAGCGGTTGAGAATCGCATTGAAGAAGATAAGAAAAATCGAGTTCTTCCGCTAAAAGAACGGTTGGCCGCGGATGGTGTGAATCTGGCTCTGGATTATTCTTTACTCACTTTGGGGACCAGCGACAATCTACCTGGCACTGATGATAGCGCAGCTGGCGGTATGTTGCGTTTTTACGGCAGCTGGGACTTAACTGGCAAAGACAGCGGCAGCACCGGCAGCTTTGTCTGGAAAGTTGAACACCGACACAGTTACAGCGATTTAGAACCCAGGTTTGTTGAATTCAATGTCGGTGGCCTTGGTTTGCAGGCACCACCTTTTTCCGATCAAAAAGGCCGGGTAACCAACCTTTACTGGAAACAAAAACTCAATGATGGCAGGGCAACCATAGTGGCGGGCTTTTTAGACGCAACCGATTATCTTGATGTGTATGCGGTGGCCAGTCCCTGGACAGGTTTTGTGAACTTTGCGTTTAGCACCGGTAATAACACCATTGCCTTGCCAGGCGATGCGACGCTTGGTGTTGCTGGCGCGACCATGCTGGGCGAGAATTTCTTTGTCATCGCCGGTATTACCGATATGGAATCGGATCCGACAAGCCCGTTTTCAGATTTGCTCGATGAGAGCAACTTATTCAAAAGCATTGAGTTTGGCTGGACCTCATCTCAGGAACAGATTTTTCTCGATAATGTGCACGTAACTTTTTGGGATGCTGACGAAAGTATCTTTATGAATCAGGCGGAAGATTCCGGGGTAAATATCTCTGCATCAAAAATGTTTGGCGCCTGGTTACCCTTTGTTCGCGCGAGCTGGGCGGAAAACGGCAGCTTGCTAGGAATTGATAAATCAATAAGTACCGGCTTTGCCTATTATGGCCTGGGCGGTGAGGGTAATACGCTTGGCGCCGCAGTCAACTGGGCCGATACCGCCACAGAAGATCAGTACACCCTCGAAGTGTTTTATTTGCTCAAACTTTTTGGTTCGGTAGAGTTATCTCCGGACATTCAATTTATAAAAAATCCGGCCAATAATCCCAATGAAGATTTAGCGATGATATATGGCTTAAGAGCCCGGGTGTTTTGGTAAGCCTCAGGTCGGAGAATGAGCAGAGCACAGCAAAGATTAATGATTAACCTGGCATCAGCAAGTTCTCGTTAATGGCAATAAAGCGGTCGCAGGCACGTAACAACGAATTTGCGGTAAGCATTTCTACACCAATAACTTCCACCTGACACTGGTATTTGCTTTGCAGTTTTTGCACCAGCAAATCGAAGTCACCGTCGCCACTGAGAAGTACAATGGTGTCGCAATCTTCAGCATAATCTAATGCATCAAGGGTAATACCAACATCCCAGTCGCCTTTCGCCGAACCATCGCGGCGCTGAATATAAGGCTTTAGTTTTACGTCAAAACCTATGGCCTGCAATATACGCTGAAATTGCTGCTGTTTTTCATCGCCGGCATCAATGGCGTAGGCGCTGGCGTGGACGATTTCACCTTTTTCAGAGATAAAGGCCCAAAGCGCATTGTAATTAAAGTTACGTTTAAATGCCTGTTGGCAGGTGTAATAGATATTCTGCACGTCCACCAACACCGCAATGCGTTTTTCGGGTGTCATTTGTTTCATTGATTGTCCTCTGCCTGGATTTCGCTGGTGATCTTTATGC is drawn from Thalassotalea sp. PS06 and contains these coding sequences:
- a CDS encoding AraC family transcriptional regulator, with protein sequence MLKFATTNAEQLWAFTRYMYLAGIDVSHYLHECELPDSLLYKGDIKISTHLVYQFVEQVAQAEGITNIGWKSGLKSGYKGLRGLAELAVKEKSLKQCLKLIPRLTYTGASHADFFMLTRNHRVEFCHIGGVVKYYPGYYQVESYLVMVLLDIIHHFVPANFVPTQIRLRSPKPEDWQQQFDDLLEAAETLSDMRRFNLNRDLITFDNPHTAIEFSSHYLSCLRHPSMITTKPATESNSTAISGLVDQGEIVTKAAKESTADSDMQALNAPVCRKSYPDLANLIDILLPYFGQQMPSLDSVALMGHTSPRNLQRSLKSRGLTLTLLVQQIRQELAVKLLMKGDSVQDIARQLGYQHSTHFIRTFKQLSGITPKQFQKNPHHPLPVITDVTHSIMEQTRFPGSNV
- a CDS encoding amidohydrolase family protein; translated protein: MTLAPTFAQDDTEQQAQEPIAERAILIENVNIFDGKKDAIKANHHVLVINQQIKKISDKSINYQGQLIRINGKGYTLMPGLIESHGHLAIVDNLSNLKHHFDWVEIGVRQAAMAKSWLLDGFTTVRDVGGPTMGLKRSIDAGVVPGPRIYPSGAIISQTSGHGDIRERTDRHPYLESESDEHMQRLGYYYIADGVPQVLAATRNNLRNGATQIKIMAGGGNGSEFDPIDSLQFRPQEMKAIVDAAKDWDTYVAAHVFYPKQINRFIDAGGMSLEHAPAINEATMKKVVNKGVFIAMQMNGLSKELRDSPFNPPYAKAGIIEIQKDSKDFIKLVKQYKPKMVFATDALGDVETQTKQRRFELYERARIFGNFETLKSATSVAGELMLLTNRRNPYKLGKLGVIEQGAYADLLLVAGNPLADISLLGANKQWIDAESPQPIDTIKVIIKDGRIIKNILRYEDENN
- a CDS encoding carbohydrate porin, whose protein sequence is MKTINFSAALKASSYLMALLFMSNAQVANAKNQVGFGSPEAVENRIEEDKKNRVLPLKERLAADGVNLALDYSLLTLGTSDNLPGTDDSAAGGMLRFYGSWDLTGKDSGSTGSFVWKVEHRHSYSDLEPRFVEFNVGGLGLQAPPFSDQKGRVTNLYWKQKLNDGRATIVAGFLDATDYLDVYAVASPWTGFVNFAFSTGNNTIALPGDATLGVAGATMLGENFFVIAGITDMESDPTSPFSDLLDESNLFKSIEFGWTSSQEQIFLDNVHVTFWDADESIFMNQAEDSGVNISASKMFGAWLPFVRASWAENGSLLGIDKSISTGFAYYGLGGEGNTLGAAVNWADTATEDQYTLEVFYLLKLFGSVELSPDIQFIKNPANNPNEDLAMIYGLRARVFW
- a CDS encoding NYN domain-containing protein, whose protein sequence is MKQMTPEKRIAVLVDVQNIYYTCQQAFKRNFNYNALWAFISEKGEIVHASAYAIDAGDEKQQQFQRILQAIGFDVKLKPYIQRRDGSAKGDWDVGITLDALDYAEDCDTIVLLSGDGDFDLLVQKLQSKYQCQVEVIGVEMLTANSLLRACDRFIAINENLLMPG